The Flavobacterium sp. CBA20B-1 genome includes the window GGACACTCGAACATCCATCATTGATGCCGATGCCGGAATTGCCTTAAATGATACTTTTTTTAAAATTGTATCGTGGTATGATAACGAATATGGTTATTCTGCCAAACTTTTAGACCAGATTGTATATGCAAATGGTTTATAGAAAAAATTGAAAGTATTTCTCAAACTGTGTCAAAGTTTAAAACTTAGGCACAGTTTTTTGTTTTTAGAGAATTCCCACGAAATGTAAGACACTAAAGAGAAACGGTTCAATATCAAAATACAATATCAAAATAAAATATCAAAATACAATATCAAAATACAATATCAACATAATTTTTTCTACCATCTCTTTAGGTATTATTGTATAAAATAACGTATTTTGTGCTTGAATTTAATTCAGACATTTTTATGAAATTCGTAGTTGATAGTGGTTCTACCAAAGCAGATTGGTTGTTGTTTAACAATAAACAGCATTTAGGGGTGTATAATACGTTGGGGTTAAACCCTGAAGTTTTAAATACAAATGTATTGGTAGAACGTATTTTGGCGAACGAAGAAATTGCCAATTTGCGCACATCTCTAAAAGAAATATATTTTTACGGATCGGGTTGTAGTACCGTTCATTCTAAAAAAGTAATGCAGGATGCTTTGGTGCACGTTTTTGAGAATGCTGAATTTTTTGAAATTTTAGAGGATACATATGCCGCAGTTTATGCAACCTGCCATGATTTGGAACCGGGAATTGTTTGCATTAACGGTACGGGTTCAAATTGCAGTTTTTTTAATGGTAAAGAAGTAGAGCAGGCAGTAAATTCGTTGGGATATTTAGCTATGGATGATTGCTCTGGGGTAGATTTTGGCCGCCGTTTAATTCGTGCCTATTATTTCAATGCCATGCCCGCAGATTTAAAGCATGAATTTGAAATTTCTTACAATCTTGATGCCGATTATATAAAGAAAAACTTTTATAAAGAACCTAATCCTAATGCTTATTTGGCTTCATTTCTTCCATTTTTAATTGCGCATAAAAATCATTCTTTTTTGCAAAAGATGATTACTGAAAGTTTTCAATTTTTTATAGATTATTACATTAAACAATATGCAAATCACGCAGATGTTCCAATACATTTCATTGGATCCACAGCATTTCTTTTGCAAGAAGAATTTGAATCGATACTAAGCAAAAATCATTTGAAAGCAGGTGTTTTTTATCAAAAACCATTAGAAGGATTAATAAAATTACATCAAAAATAAAGGAGTCTAAATAAATAGACTCCTTTTTAAATATTTGCAATTAGAATTTATAACGAACGCCTAAAGCGATATCAGGACCAAAATTGTCGTGATAATCGTTTCCATTTAGATAAAGCTCTGGTCTAAAATCAAGCGA containing:
- a CDS encoding N-acetylglucosamine kinase, whose amino-acid sequence is MKFVVDSGSTKADWLLFNNKQHLGVYNTLGLNPEVLNTNVLVERILANEEIANLRTSLKEIYFYGSGCSTVHSKKVMQDALVHVFENAEFFEILEDTYAAVYATCHDLEPGIVCINGTGSNCSFFNGKEVEQAVNSLGYLAMDDCSGVDFGRRLIRAYYFNAMPADLKHEFEISYNLDADYIKKNFYKEPNPNAYLASFLPFLIAHKNHSFLQKMITESFQFFIDYYIKQYANHADVPIHFIGSTAFLLQEEFESILSKNHLKAGVFYQKPLEGLIKLHQK